The Vigna angularis cultivar LongXiaoDou No.4 chromosome 6, ASM1680809v1, whole genome shotgun sequence genome contains the following window.
AGGATCCAGACCATGGTGGAGTAAGTTATAGCTGTGACTGCCCCTATGAGTGAAAGTCCTGCAATTGAATTCAGGTTTGGAAGCTGAGACAGGACAATTGATAGAGAAGTGAAAACCAAGTACCACTCCACTGTGGTTAAAGGATTTGAGGTACAAGTTGGTCCGCAAACTATTTGGAAGAACAGTTTCATCGTCTCCCCTCCGATAAGAATCAAAGCTGTTGCAGTTCCTGCTGACAAATAAACTGTCGGGAACAGAGCAAGCCAGACTCCTAGTCTTTCCCCTGCAAAACAACGTACATACTAAACAATACAGTATATACATAGGAATAGAATCTTATATCCTTTTCAAATTATGCGTCTACTAAATTTTGAATCTAGTTGAAGTAACAAGTTCAACGAGGCAAAAGAAAACGCAGGATTTAAGAACACAGACGAATCAACTACGTTACGAAGCAGTTCTACATTGTTAATTAGGTAGCTTCTTTTAACTGTGTTACAGCAACTGCCTAGAAAAAAGTAATCAAAGGCAAAGCAAACTTACCAAATGCTGCTTGTGCTAGCTCCACATATCTGTTGTATCTTTTACCTGGAACTGCTTCGTGAAGCTGAACCAAAATCCATAACGTGTAAAGTTGCCAACAATAGGCTATGGTTAAGGAAAGAATTCCCCAACTCCTGCAAAATATTTGGATAAAGCATATTCAAGAAGGCTGAAATATTACCACACGCTATTATTCTGTACAAACATTCTAATAAATTCAATTGGACAAAATCCGTATTATATACTATTAGTATTAGATGTCTATAAATGGAAACATGGTCAAAGGACAGGGAAAGTGTTTTCAGAACAGTAATAGTAAAtggaaattattataaaaagatacATTCACGAATCAATTGACCAGCATCAGGGACCCCTCTATCACCAAAAGATAGACAATGTGGACAAAATTAGAACTGTTCCCTATACAAGGGTGATTTAATTGAACTTTGGGAAAAGCAAAAATAAAGGGCCAAATGGGCAAGCATCATGATTCCGGCCCACCCTCTTTGAAATTCTTTCTATTCCACCAATGAAATCTATGATGAACTTTGATATTTGCAAAAGGCATGCCCCACAACAATTCAAAATGATCTTACTTTCATATCTAGCTAGGACCATGACAAAGagacaaaattttcttttttctagaAAATGAAAGTAAAGATTCTCCCTAGAAATAAAGgggaaagaaaacaaaagagaatTCGCATGCACAAGCATAGGATATTCCTTCATAttggaaataaataaacataaacttTAGTTGCAAAGGCGTGTTGTCATCTTACAAAACAGCATCAAACTAATTTGACTAAAATTAAACGCTCTATAAGCCAGTCAAAGTTGTTTGAAATATGCATGATGTATCACAACAGAAATGTTGATAAGTCACTGCAGTTGAACAGATGCAGAATATAATGCAACGGGGTGAACAGCTAAAAagagatagatagatagatagataccAGCCAAGATAAGCAAAAGCAACGGGCAAAACGAGGGCCTGGAATCCAACACCAGCGTTGAGGTTGTGGAATGCTGCATAGTGAGCATTTCCATTGCGAGACTCTGTGATTGGAAGCCAAGCATCTTGAGGGTTGAGCTTGGTAAGGTGTCCCACCTCCTCCAAGTAACCCTTCATGTTTACCAGCACTCTCTTCATTGGTGTACCTATTGGACTCAGAAACCTTGGTGATATGAACGAGGTTGGGGTCCATGATTTTCCTTCCTTTGAAGCCGCTCTTGGTGACCTCTGCCCCGACGGTGTCAGTATCTCCGGCGTTGACACCCTCGGTGTCGCCGGTATAGATATCAGTTCTGTTTCTGGTCTCTCCTCCATAACGTGCAAGTGTGCTTGCTTTGGTCATTTATACATATAACATAATTTGCCTTCTATTAGAATAAATGGAAAGAAAACATCTTGATGGTAATTGGGACATTGTCATGATGCGGCAATACTTGCTATCATGATAATAATGCGCATGCTCTTTCTTAGTTGTCAAAACTTTTATACAATCTTGTTGGACAAAACTCGAAAAAGTAATATACTTTATTGACCAAAATGTTACAGACAACAAACTAATCAAGGTTACTAGGTTAATCCACAGTAACCAAAAGCTTTCAGAATCGCTAACAATAGCTTCCCGACATTAATCAAAGGAGGACCTCAATTTGTCATGAAACAGAACAATATATTGATACCAAAATTGCTTACAGGGCTTCTTGAATCAGAAGACAATGAAGCTAAGCTTATGCAGTTATGCCCTGTTCGTAGTTTTGGGTAAAAAGTCATATCCAGACACACTCAAGTCAGAAATTAAACCTCCTTTGACTGGGATAACAGTGTGAAAGAATCTAAACTCACTTTGGATTTGTGCATTTGAGAGGCAGAGATAAGAGGAAACATCTTTATGGTCAGTAAGTTAGTTCGATTTTTGGATGGAAATTAATCATTAACAAAACTTCCATAGGAATAACATTCCACTAAATGATGGTAATAAGGATGAGTTTTGTCAATCTCACAGTCCTCCAGATCTTGTGTATCACttggattttcttttttcttgtacTCACAAGGGCAAACAGggaaataaaaacaataaccgttttcttgttttttttttttttgaagcaACTCATAGTCTCTTCACATGACCCCAAAATCAGAAAGAAACATAATCCCGTGATACTGATATAATGAGAAACGAATGccagacaaaaaaaaaaaaagactagcCTGAACCAAGAACAAATGAAACATGCAATACCGTGAAAGTAAATAAATACCTTAATATAGACCCACCAAAATAATAAGGTAGTAATGAAAGTGATGGAACTTGGAtgacaagaagaagaagctacGATACGACTGAGAGTCCAAAGTTCAAAGAAAGCATGAGAATATACGAGGAAGACGGTGTTCTTGATGAACAACTCAGTGAATGAGTTGCTCTTCCTTCTCTCCCTCAACTAATCTTCTATAATGACCTTGAAAAAACTTACTTTGGAACTAGTGATAGATGTTGTATCCCATTGTCTGTCTCGAAGTGCggctatttaaaataaagagagagaaaaatgacGTTGGTACGAGAAACCATAATGGTTAATGACTTTCTTTACTTTGTTTGAGGAAAagggagaaaaaaagagaatggTCCTTAGTTTATGTCTCTCACTCTCACTTTTATTGCGTTGTTTGAGAGCGTTGCAGAGACAGGCACAGTGGCTGTTGTGTTGGTAGGGACACAAAATAGCCGAAAGTAAAAAAATGCAATGCATGACAAACCAGCCTGGCCGTCGATCGCTCACATCGTGTGCCACGTGGATCATTTGACGGCTCCGATTGGTTCAGGCCTGAGTTGACTTATGGGCCCACGGAATCAATGTCAAACTGAGGTGAAGTGAAGGCAGGAATGCTAGCTAGCTAGCTAACAGTGTTACTCTATAAGAATGGGATTCAATCATTCATGTTACTTCATGCtttcaattaatttatgcaCTGTGTTATTTTTGtgactaataaaaaaaatcgaaaacagattaaaaatagggaaattattttaatttttcaattctttcttttctaaacAGTTTATGTTGGTGGGATCTCCATTtgaaaatcaataataaactaaaattatttattacacatttaaaactaattaaataaaattaaaattacaataattggTTTTACAAAGTGTTTCATTAcctaatattttcataaaaaatgtttaaaaacgAAATACTCAAcaactttataataaaaattatgaagacCAATTCAAGTTAAAcgataaaatatcaattaatttaattcatttttttgtttaatttaaatacacATATAATCATTTTTCTGTTTCCcattaaaaaagattaaaaacagaGCAGGAACAAAGAGAGAAAACTTGGAACAGTGAAAGTAACATAGTAAAAGCATGGGAAGACGGAGAATATTTGTCAGAAATTAGCCAATACCAGTTCTCCACGTGTCACCCCTGTTGGGCCTGTGTGATTCATGTTCACCGCTTCACCTTAACCCACATGATTTTGTTGCCATCATTTCGTACCACCAAACATTAAGCATGACACTAATGCCATCATGCTGTTTTATGTTTCCTCAATGTCGTTTTAACCATATCATATTATctacaaaaatatcaataaatttattaaaaataaagcaCTTAATAagatgttttcaaatttttttaatgtaaataggTTCATCAAAAGCTCacttatttcatattaattataaaagttaatgtgtATGTATCAAATATTATGTGTGCAAGCACTTGATGGTCTGTTCACTTCAGCGGATGTAACTGTAGACGAAGATTGGAGCAGACGGATTTGTGATTATTTGCGTGTTCACTTTGATGATTTTGGAAGCGAGGAGATGAGATGATTTGAGAGATTTACGATTTTTCTCATCTATGCTAATGAGATAAGATTTGAGGGTAATATGGTGGAAAAATCATTTATACCTAAAAGAAAATGCATTGACAATTGATAGATAGTGTGAAaactcaatcaatcaaaaagGTCCTGGAATCTATTCTAGGAAAATAGGTAATGCATTTCAAGtgataataacatataaataaccataaatattaaaataaaataataataataaaattatatactttattaCCTTCATAGTATGaatcatttcattcatattgaaataaaataataataataataataataacaataatgaaatttttaatttttttttctttttataataaattttataattatataatattaataattatcattttatattacttttactattaagagtattttggtaattttcaatttctattattaaaccattttttttcagTCAAATTCTACATTAATTCTTACAAATTTCACTTTCAAATCCCCTCTCATTCGcctccaaattcattcaaataaacaacaaaaaaatttatcctcAAATCCATGTGCTCACTTTCCCCAAATCATTTCCAAGTAAACACACTCTTAATGAAATTTACCAAGCTTCGAACTTGTTTCAACTTTTACCCGTTACTATCTTTGGGCCGGGTTTCAACCTACATGAATCCAGGCCCAACTAATAAAAGGCCCAATCTTGACAATGCATTTAAGCTTCCATACTTATTTTTTCGTCTCCGACATTCTCTTTACTTAGTCAAAAGTCCATATTGGACCTTTCGTTGAACTTTCTGAATAAACTTATATTCTCTCTGTAGCATAGGAACAAGAATTTAAATTCGACTCATAAGTCCTCTTTGTATTCTCAGTGAAAAAAAGCTTAAGTTTTAAATGGATAAAAAAcattctaaattatttaattctgGAATTTGTTGTatataatgtaatttaaaatctaaaatatgttatgtattaaataatttaaaaaataaataaattaatttaaaatatattttgaatctgaaaatatattttaaattacataattcaataatatattcTGGATTAAGAATACACAATTTGAAAGTTATTTTACACAATTAAGAATAtatttccaaatttaaaaagtatattttaagtTATACGATTTAAAAcatacttataaatattttacttgtAAATAACATGAACTGAAATATGCTCAGATTATTCAAGTGAGGAGagtaaatgaaaaattgaaatttcttcATATTCAATAATCAATCTTATAGAATAAACCTTCACAGAtatgaaattcaatttttttaatcataatttattcCATATATTATGtgcaaaataaaattacatttttaaagttttttaattaatctaatttaaaattttacgaAATCTTTGATCAAATTCCACCAACTACTAATTAcacatgtttttttatcaacatttaTATTACATATGATCAAATGTTAAGTATAACATATGTTTTTTCCTTGTTGATGAGTACAAATGCAATGAGTACATATATTTTTGTGTGAATGATCATGAAAATGAAACTCAAAGTGAGAAAGTCCTTTTTGTAGCTGGGTGGAGGTATCAAAAGTGCTATAATAACAGTAGGGTTTGAGAAAGGAGACAAAATTGGAATCATTCAAAAAATGAGTGAACTTTCTAGTATATTGTTGTGATTATCCTGCTATTACAACTCTATGGAAATCTAAAATAGCCAGAATAATGCAAAATCGAAGGTTTGGTTGGTAAAACTGAGACGATAATGTTCAATATAACAAGTGAGGCAAAAGTGATGTCAAGAGAGGAAACAAAAGCACAATGACAAGAACAATGCCAAGAAGAATGGCGTAACAAGTCCATTCTCTAGAGCTCTTTTGATACTCTCTAGCTTCATGCAGTTGTTCTGTGCCTCTTCTTACAAAAGAACTTGCATGTGCGACATGACTCTCAATGTTGTTTAGTTGCTGACCTTGAGACTCTACAAGAGCTGCCATGTCCAAAAACACCTGATGCAACTCCATCAAGTTCTTCTCTATCTCCTTAACAGAATCATGTCTCTCTTGAATCTCTGATATGGTGTCCATTATCTGACCTCTACCCTGTTCTTGAATTGCCCTTTGAAGAAAACTTTCACTTTCACCGCTTGATATCAAGTTCTCAATGGTATCTTCATCGGCCTTCTCTCCTGTTATGGTGAAGTACCTACGTTCCACGGTTTCCTTGTACTCGTTTTGCATTCTTGCTCTCAGTCCTTGAAAATCGTCCATCATGTCCTTCAGTTTCTTCCCTAAGCCACTGACCACTGAGGTTCTTGTTCGATCTGTTGAGGAACCCGGACCACATCCTGGGAGGTTTCTATTGGCTGCATTTGAACGTTCCAAAGCTTCAAGCTTGCCCTTTATCATTTTGACGCGTTTGAGAACCTGTTGAACATCTTGATCCATTTTTGCTCGAAGATCTTTCATGGTTTTAGCGTTATGAACGATCTTGCTCTCTTCATTGGACTCTTGCAATTTTCTATACAACTTCTCCACTGATCTCATGTCTTCCTTCACATTCTCCACCTCATCAAAGAACTTATCCAGGTTCACATTTTCCTTTCCAGCCTCCACGTCATACATTTGAGACTCATTGTTCATGTCACTGTATTTTTTAAAGGAGCTTGAAAATAGGTCattcattttgaagaacaaCAATGACTACCAACAACTcttgttttctatttatttttattttttttcttttctttttgttaattgATTTCTAATATTGTTGAAAAATCAAGTAACAAAAAGATCTAACACGGTGATTGGTGTTTGTTCCCTTTTCTTTGTCCCTTTGAGAATCCTCCTATGGATTATGATCAGTTTTACGAACAGGGAGGAAACCGAAGGTGACAAAGGACAAAGGGAACCGATTGTCCTCAGCAAAAGTGTTTGGAACAAAAGGTCCTTTTTTTCTACTCGAGATGAAGGTATTAGGGGTGCATGGTTAATGTGAAACCAGGACCAACCAAATTAACTTGATGCTAATCATAGAAAGGAAATATACCAAATACACTTGTATATTAACAAGTGGCAATGCGGTTTTTtctgataatattttattttctccctTCAACTCACCcattttggtattttgttttgtggactattttttagttcaaatttaaatttttctctaAACTTGAAAATAGTAAACAATATATAAGACGTAGAGAACTAGCACTGTTAGACTTTGCAACCACAACATCATATTTCTCTGTCAAAGGGGGACTTGcatcaatatttttctttttacataaaatattactttaatcTGACGTTAAAAAACTGAGAGAACTATTTAAATTGTTGTCTAAGCATATTCAACTTCTTCCTCGATGGCATCGCCAAGCCAATGATGTAAAACACCGTAAGGGATTAAACTCATAATAATTGTATGTTGATCATCTactattagaaaaaaataattataaatcaaaCAGATCGTCTGGAGAAGACTTTTTAACTGCAGACAttgtagtttaaatttaatcatatcCAGACAATGTTAGCTTCATAGTTAAGAACTACAACCTAAATTGCTATCATGTTTTGAAAagtgtaaatatattttaattaaaatatgaaatctaAAGCAAAGTACTAAATTGAGAGATAAAAAATATCCAGCGAATTGAAAAGGTATAGGACAAAAACAGTGGACGAGTGCAATTCCCTTAAAAGGTTGCTTGCTGAAAACTAGTAAATAATGGTCCCAAATTCGAATCATGAGAAACAGCGCACAGATACTAGAAAGCATAAACATGTTACAGGCTAAGAATAAATTGGGAGAATAAATTGGGAGAACAAATTAGGCATAGTTACATTTCCAACGTTGTTGAAATCAGGTGGCACGGTGAGCTCTCGAAAGAAACTAAACAGCTTCAACCCACTACCCCAATTCAGCTGCATTTCATAGTTTTCCATTTCCTACACAAACCACTAAGATGCCCACTTATATTACCTGAAATATATTGGTTTCTCACCATTTTTTTCCTACCCCTCTTTATGTACAAACATGAAAAAGCAAGAAGCCGAAGTGGATAAAATGTACAGCAAAATCTTTCCCCACTTCAATATAGCTTTGCAAGAACTTATCAATATGGCCGGAGCCAATATGATTTTCACACATTCATAGACAAAGATTGAGCATGTTCCTTATCAGTACTATGACTACTACTGCCATGGGTAACACCATTGCTAAGTTTATCTTCCCTCATTGCATCTCCTACCAGCTGTGACTGACTGCCAGCAGAATCTCCAGTACCCGAGTTCACAGTCTGCTGCTTCAGATACCTCTCAGTAGCATCATGGAGCAACTTCATCATGCCACCAGAATCTGAACCAGGGGACAATTCTTCTTCTCGCTCTGGCTGGATATTGAGGTCAATTTGGCCTTTGAATGGTGAAACAGATGATTTTATTCTGTTAGGATCATCATCAGAACCATCATTACCCTCTTTGTTGTGGTTCGGGCTACTGTCACCGGTGTTACTACAGGGTAATGAATCTTCGTCAAGCAAAATTTCAGACGAAGGTAGTGGTTGAGaatgttgttgctgttgcttttTACGAGTTGTCTCTGCTTCTTTTTCTGATTGTTTCTTCTCGCGTCGTAACATAAGGGTACGGAAACGTCGCTTCACTGTTAAGCATACATTACACGTACATGTCTGCTTATGCTTGGGGCCCTTTCCACTGGGAGGTTGAATGCAAACGATGCAAGAACAGCCAGGTCTATGGCGCGGGTGCTTAGTTGTGGCCTGGGCGGATGCTGGGAGTGCTTCACCCTCTCCCAGGATAGCTAAATTTGCAAGGGTGTCAAGTCCCTCCAAAGCTTCAGCATTATCAGGATCCTGTTTGGCGGCCTTCATTTTTTTGGGAACAGCTGCCAAACAAATGCATTTAACAACATAGTTTTCATACTCTAAATGTACAAGTTCGTTCTACAAAAGATTAGATCATACGTGACAAGGAATCTGAAACATTTGCTAAAGTGAAGCGATCAAACAATTCAAACCTGAATTACAAGGAGGTAGCAAATTCTCAAGTTGCTCTGCTGTCAGCTCTGGTGCAGCTGAACAAGAAGATCTAGCAGCACAgagaatttaataaataaaaaatagtgcTCTGATATATTGGATACATGGTGATAGAGGTTTATAAAGTTTGGGTAAATGATTTAGCGGGACACCCTTGTTAGATTGATAAATTAATCACGCACTTGTGCAAGTGAACGTGAACTAAGT
Protein-coding sequences here:
- the LOC108343427 gene encoding lysine histidine transporter-like 8; this encodes MEERPETELISIPATPRVSTPEILTPSGQRSPRAASKEGKSWTPTSFISPRFLSPIGTPMKRVLVNMKGYLEEVGHLTKLNPQDAWLPITESRNGNAHYAAFHNLNAGVGFQALVLPVAFAYLGWSWGILSLTIAYCWQLYTLWILVQLHEAVPGKRYNRYVELAQAAFGERLGVWLALFPTVYLSAGTATALILIGGETMKLFFQIVCGPTCTSNPLTTVEWYLVFTSLSIVLSQLPNLNSIAGLSLIGAVTAITYSTMVWILSVSQQRPPSISYEPLSLSQPSASVFLAMNALGIIAFSFRGHNLALEIQSTMPSTFKHPARVPMWKGAKVAYFFIAMCLFPIAIGGFWAYGNQMPPGGILTALYAFHSHDISRGILALTFLLVVFNCLSSFQIYSMPAFDSFEAGYTSRTNRPCSIWVRSGFRVFFGFVSFFIGVALPFLSSLAGLLGGLTLPVTFAYPCFMWVLIKQPPKYSFNWYFNWILGWLGVCFSLAFSIGGIWSMVNDGLKLKFFKPS
- the LOC108343428 gene encoding syntaxin-125, encoding MNDLFSSSFKKYSDMNNESQMYDVEAGKENVNLDKFFDEVENVKEDMRSVEKLYRKLQESNEESKIVHNAKTMKDLRAKMDQDVQQVLKRVKMIKGKLEALERSNAANRNLPGCGPGSSTDRTRTSVVSGLGKKLKDMMDDFQGLRARMQNEYKETVERRYFTITGEKADEDTIENLISSGESESFLQRAIQEQGRGQIMDTISEIQERHDSVKEIEKNLMELHQVFLDMAALVESQGQQLNNIESHVAHASSFVRRGTEQLHEAREYQKSSREWTCYAILLGIVLVIVLLFPLLTSLLPHLLY